A window from Cryptomeria japonica chromosome 1, Sugi_1.0, whole genome shotgun sequence encodes these proteins:
- the LOC131030328 gene encoding ATP-dependent RNA helicase DEAH13, whose amino-acid sequence MGVASRSEDGDPCNAIILPSNHKSKHKDKIKVAKDRKKILLLSKKQQRKLRRLQEEKVKRERRATDLDILEKHKIQDDAHALLGSSGNLGQVETMREKLSRAMRLHRAGLLVPSDVPLFRERETDSNLMETKNSTDDSLPVKYNPNKNIRDAGKIQPKKRKRTALHTIVDGDRNDTFEDASMTATIDNQFKAKDMVTIQGHNIGQSDISINSCAEPVLSDSRNGYFSGAELENSQPSNKQGLLAAAKSIQLNTSSKSLTCLDSVDPIVQGGSARIKCEDGSSGWKVGVNKSFELTKEIKYQVSEEERVKLDAQDSGRASKDLGWNPTSNSFVVHVTRPEEVEETRKNLPIVMMEQEIMEAINQHPVVIICGETGCGKTTQVPQFLLEAGFGSSKCKARTGIIGVTQPRRVAVLATSKRVAYEMSFQLGKEVGFQVRHDRRIGGNSSIKFMTDGILLREVQSDFLLRSYSVIVLDEAHERSLNTDILIGILSRIVPLRQNLYDEQQKKISSGEIVSPENLVNPLKLVLMSATLRVEDFVSNTKLFPVIPPVIEVPTRQFPVTVHFSAKTELDNYLGEAYKKVLAIHKKLPPGGILVFVTGQREVEFLCRKLRKAFGKRIKSNAKPVGIPQMTRSISDVDNFANQSDMEEIAEAVDTADENEISNGGFNRFNTYDDDGFDDKLQENSESSEIEFDSDSESEEEFLNDENDHLDKTLQNTSLLREPGCVESLKAAFEALNGGDKSKKTNAKSNQHNLSDAHNKEHADQNSAGNLKEPGPLYVLPLYAMLSAEAQLRVFAGVPEGERLVVVATNVAETSLTIPGIKYVVDTGRAKFKEYSCSSGIAKYEIQWISKASAAQRAGRAGRTGPGRCYRLYSSAVFNNTLPDFPSPEISTAPIEGVVLILKYMGINKVANFPFPTPPDKTALVDSERCLNTLGALDQTTGRLMPVGEAMSLYPISPRHSRMLLTVIQILKERDECAGASLVLAFAMAVAAALSVDNPFLIHFSSVAGKDTKDKQRGKDTAVDKETEKQEHLEIKKQRAMAKAAYKMFENISSDALTVASALRSYELADNPEQFCRLNSLHLKTMDEMSKLRKQLLRLVFNQEMQKKQKEDFTWTFGNLADVEFAWRESINKSLTSTQEDILGQAICAGWADRVARRLRPLEGQRTRAVKYQACFVEEIVFLHSLSSVAKLAPEFVAYNDLIQTIRPHMNDEAKPYMNGVTCIKSTWLALHARALCTFSKPFEDPRPYYDCLSDQVFCWVSPTFGPHLWELPLDRSIMKNINHRTAVFACALLQGKVLPCLKEFQQFLAADPSMVLKPEAKAHKRVSDLLHRLSVGPVVDSRIKLKSAWDADQKFLYVEILAWIQGKFHHLFDQLWKQMQHESQLDCKQLFHKIIKKLSSKKEIKDW is encoded by the exons ATGGGAGTTGCCAGCAG ATCTGAAGATGGCGATCCATGCAATGCTATTATTCTTCCTAGCAATCATAAATCTAAGCATAAAGATAAAATAAAG GTTGCTAAAGACAGGAAGAAAATTCTCTTATTGAGTAAGAAACAGCAAAGAAAATTGAGAAGGCTGCAG GAGGAGAAGGTTAAAAGGGAAAGGCGAGCTACTGATCTTGATATCTTGGA GAAGCACAAGATTCAAGATGATGCACACGCTTTGTTAGGCTCATCTGGTAATCTTGGACAG GTTGAAACTATGCGGGAGAAACTCTCTAGGGCTATGCGCTTACATAGAGCAGGATTGTTAGTTCCTTCAGATGTTCCACTTTTTCGTGAAAGAGAAACTGATTCAAATTTGATGGAAACTAAGAATTCAACTGATGATAGTTTGCCTGTTAAATACAATCCAAATAAGAATATTCGGGATGCTGGCAAAATTCAACCAAAGAAAAGAAAACGGACTGCTTTGCACACAATTGTAGATGGAGATCGAAATGATACATTTGAGGATGCAAGCATGACAGCCACTATTGATAACCAATTTAAGGCAAAAGATATGGTAACAATACAGGGGCACAATATAGGGCAGAGTGACATAAGTATAAACTCTTGCGCAGAACCTGTTCTATCTGATTCTAGGAATGGTTATTTTAGTGGAGCTGAACTAGAAAATTCCCAACCCTCTAATAAACAGGGTTTGCTTGCTGCTGCTAAAAGTATTCAACTGAATACTAGTAGCAAATCTTTGACATGCTTGGATTCAGTTGACCCTATCGTACAAGGAGGTTCTGCTAGGATAAAGTGTGAAGATGGTAGCTCAGGATGGAAGGTTGGGGTAAACAAGTCATTTGAACTTACTAAAGAAATAAAATACCAG GTTTCAGAGGAGGAGAGAGTGAAGCTAGATGCACAAGACAGTGGCAGGGCTTCTAAAGACTTAGGTTGGAATCCTACAAGTAATAGCTTTGTAGTTCATGTTACAAGACCAGAGGAAGTTGAAGAAACAAGAAAAAATCTTCCAATCGTTATGATGGAGCAGGAAATTATGGAAGCTATCAATCAGCATCCTGTTGTGATTATATGTGGGGAGACTGGATGCGGTAAAACTACTCAAGTTCCACAG TTTCTGCTTGAAGCCGGATTTGGTTCAAGCAAGTGCAAAGCAAGGACAGGAATCATAGGTGTCACTCAGCCCCGACGTGTAGCAGTTCTTGCTACTTCCAAGAGAGTGGCTTATGAAATGTCGTTTCAGCTGGGAAAGGAAGTTGGATTTCAAGTGCGGCACGATCGAAGAATAGGAGGGAACAGTTCCATCAAGTTTATGACTGATGGAATTTTGCTTCGTGAAGTGCAG TCTGATTTTCTATTGAGGAGCTACTCAGTCATTGTGTTGGATGAGGCTCACGAGAGGAGTTTGAATACAGACATCCTTATTGGAATACTTTCGCGAATTGTACCTCTACGGCAG AATTTATATGACGAACAACAGAAAAAAATATCTAGCGGAGAAATAGTGAGTCCTGAAAACTTGGTTAACCCATTGAAACTTGTTTTAATGAGTGCAACGCTGAGGGTTGAGGATTTTGTTTCAAATACCAAGTTATTTCCCGTAATACCACCTGTAATAGAAGTGCCTACGAGACAGTTTCCTGTGACCGTTCATTTCTCTGCCAAGACAGAACTAGATAATTATTTGGGAGAGGCTTATAAAAAGGTTTTAGCTATTCACAAGAAGTTGCCACCAGGTGGTATACTAGTATTTGTCACAGGGCAACGGGAGGTAGAATTCCTGTGTAGGAAGCTGCGAAAAGCATTTGGAAAGAGGATTAAAAGCAATGCCAAACCAGTGGGCATCCCTCAGATGACAAGGTCAATTTCAGACGTAGATAATTTTGCAAATCAATCTGATATGGAGGAAATTGCTGAAGCTGTAGATactgctgatgaaaatgagatttCGAACGGAGGATTTAATAGGTTTAATACATATGATGATGATGGCTTTGATGATAAGTTACAGGAAAATTCAGAATCTTCTGAAATCGAATTTGATTCAGATTCAGAGAGTGAAGAAGAGTTTCTTAATGATGAAAATGACCACCTTGATAAAACATTGCAAAACACCAGCTTACTTAGAGAACCAGGATGTGTGGAATCGCTTAAAGCTGCTTTCGAAGCACTAAATGGTGGTGACAAAAGTAAAAAAACTAATGCAAAGTCAAACCAGCACAATCTTTCAGATGCTCATAACAAagaacatgcagaccaaaacagtGCAGGAAACTTGAAAGAGCCAGGCCCTCTCTATGTTTTACCTCTGTATGCAATGTTGTCCGCAGAGGCACAGTTACGTGTATTTGCTGGAGTACCAGAAGGAGAAAGGCTTGTTGTGGTGGCCACTAATGTTGCTGAAACTTCCTTAACAATTCCGGGAATTAAATATGTTGTTGATACGGGTAGAGCAAAGTTCAAGGAATATTCATGTTCAAGTGGAATAGCAAAATATGAGATTCAATGGATTAGCAAGGCTTCAGCTGCTCAGCGTGCTGGCAGAGCAGGAAGAACAGGACCGGGACGTTGTTATCGCCTTTATTCATCTGCTGTTTTCAACAACACTTTACCAGATTTTCCATCACCTGAAATAAGCACGGCTCCTATTGAGGGTGTTGTTCTTATTTTGAAATACATGGGTATTAATAAG GTTGCCAACTTCCCTTTCCCTACCCCGCCTGACAAGACAGCCTTAGTTGATTCTGAACGGTGCTTGAACACCCTTGGAGCACTAGATCAGACTACAGGAAGGCTGATGCCAGTTGGAGAAGCAATGTCATTATATCCTATTAGTCCTCGCCATTCTCGTATGCTTTTAACTGTAATTCAGATACTAAAGGAGAGGGATGAATGTGCTGGTGCAAGCTTGGTTCTGGCTTTTGCAATGGCTGTTGCTGCGGCACTAAGTGTAGATAATCCTTTTCTCATACATTTTAGCTCGGTGGCTGGAAAAGATACGAAAGATAAGCAGAGGGGAAAGGATACTGCTGTTGACAAAGAAACTGAAAAGCAAGAACACCTAGAAATTAAGAAGCAACGTGCAATGGCTAAAGCAGCctataaaatgtttgagaacataAGCAGCGATGCTTTAACAGTTGCAAGTGCACTTCGTTCATATGAACTTGCAGATAATCCAGAACAGTTCTGCAGACTTAACTCTTTACATCTGAAAACAATGGATGAAATGTCTAAGCTTCGCAAGCAATTGCTTCGGCTTGTCTTTAACCAAGAAATGCAGAAAAAACAGAAAGAGGACTTTACTTGGACTTTTGGGAATTTGGCAGATGTAGAATTTGCATGGAGGGAATCAATTAATAAATCTCTTACGTCAACTCAAGAAGATATATTGGGACAGGCAATCTGTGCAGGTTGGGCGGACAGAGTTGCACGTCGTCTAAGACCATTGGAAGGCCAACGGACAAGGGCGGTTAAATATCAAGCCTGTTTTGTGGAAGAAATTGTTTTTCTGCATTCCCTATCATCTGTTGCTAAACTGGCACCTGAGTTTGTTGCGTATAATGATCTCATTCAGACCATAAGGCCTCACATGAATGATGAGGCAAAGCCTTACATGAATGGTGTGACATGTATTAAGTCAACTTGGCTTGCCTTGCATGCAAGAGCTCTCTGCACATTTTCTAAACCATTTGAAGATCCTCGACCATATTATGACTGCTTGTCAGATCAGGTCTTTTGCTGGGTTTCTCCTACATTTGGCCCACATTTGTGGGAGCTTCCTCTTGACAGATCTATTATGAAGAACATAAATCATCGGACAGCAGTGTTTGCATGTGCACTTCTTCAAGGAAAAGTTCTGCCATGTTTGAAAGAATTTCAACAATTTCTGGCAGCTGATCCCTCAATGGTATTGAAACCTGAGGCAAAAGCACACAAACGTGTCAGTGATCTCCTTCACAGATTGAGTGTGGGGCCTGTTGTTGATAGTCGTATCAAACTTAAATCTGCTTGGGATGCAGATCAAAAGTTCTTGTATGTTGAAATATTAGCATGGATACAAGGTAAATTCCATCATCTTTTTGATCAGCTATGGAAGCAAATGCAGCATGAGTCCCAATTGGACTGTAAACAACTATTTCATAAGATAATCAAGAAACTAAGCAGCAAAAAGGAAATCAAAGACTGGTAG